In Sebastes fasciatus isolate fSebFas1 chromosome 8, fSebFas1.pri, whole genome shotgun sequence, the DNA window taaagaggtcagaggtcaaagtcaGCTTTAGAAAAGAGTGTGACAACAGTGTTCGAGACTGATTGTGTTTCTCAAAGACACTGTAGCTCAAGTAAATTGAGCATCAGTTCAAGCTCAGCTTGTCTAACTAGGGCTAATATCTACTGTCTCTCTACACAATGCATGCTCTATATCTACGTAATATGAAGGAAAACTGAAGGTTTCCTCATTAGCATAAAGACCAAACATCAGAAACATTTAGtgcaacatttaacatttctgcacttttttttccctttgtcATGAAAATGTCATGTCAATAAGCAGTTTTGGGCAGTTTTAGAAGTTGTAACTAGCAACCTCATCAATAGATAATTTACTAATGCTTTATGGATCAGCAATAAGTCATTAATAGGACCTTTTGGGTTACTAAGTTGCAAGAAATCCCTCCACCTGGACAATGGTCTTTTTAGTTTTTCTAATTAATCGGGATCATCCTCTAATTAATCTTTTCTGAAAAAAACTGAGCACCAAAAtccatttattaataatttaatacaaTGTAGAGCTTAATCGATCAaatgattagttgtcaactattaaattaatcgccaactattttgataatcgattaatcgatttgagtaaaaagtcaaaattctctgattccaacctcttaaatgtgaatatcttctggtttctttactcctctatgacagtaaactgaatatctttgagttgtggacaaaacaagacatttaacagtctcttctacactatattaaattttttaatagtcgtgtatcacagctgttaccctgtactatattcagttttaacagttttcttcatctccttgtatttttatatctggtacatttttttgtactttgtactactaacttttttactgcctttttactaacatattTTTTGCACTATGCTGgatgatgctggaaacttgaatttccctcgggatcaataaagttactatctatctatctatctatctatctatctatctatctatctatctatctatctatctatctatctatctatctatctatctatatctatctatctatctatctatctatatctatctataccCAACAGGGATTTTtcccaacctggcaacccaaaaacTTTGGGTtgaaaattaattgttaaagttttataaagaaaaacaatgtgCACCTCTATAGACCACAACTCCATCCTCTCTTTAACTACAATGGTTTACTAGCAGGTGGTCCTTCTTGTGGTGCAGCAGAGAGTAGGTCTCAGATCAGCTCTCCTCCCAGCCACCAGAGGGCGGTACCAACATACAGCTGCAGCTCTGAGGAGCATGAAAGCAGTACAGTTTCATCTCCGGCTGGTAAACAACCAGGCAGTCAGTCAGCATGGAGACCTCCGTGAGGAAAGCAGCCCACGACATAGAGACGCGAAAGCGGACGGATGATGTGCTGCTGTCGGAGGGGATCGACTTCAGGTCTCTGTTGTTATCTGAGGCCGTGCTGGACGGACTGTCCTCATCCGGCTTCCAGAAACCCTCCCCGATCCAACTGAAGGCCATCCCGCTGGGCCGCTGCGGACTCGGTGGGTTCATTAACACTGTGGGCCGATCCTCACCTCTACCTCCACATGGGTTATAGTGGTTCATAGTGTTTCATGCATTCAACATttactgctgactgactgactggatgTGTCCTCTGAATCTGCAGATGTCATGTTGTTGTCaagttgtttttaattcatACACATTCAGCTCAAATAGCAGTCATAGAAAAACATGCatgattaaaggtcccatatcatgctcattttcaggttcatacttgtattttgtgtttctactagaacatgtttacatgctttaatgttaaaaaaaaactttattttcctcatactgtctgcctgaatatgcctgtatttaacctcttgtctgaaacgctccgttttagcgcattttgaaggaattgcaacagaattgcattgctatgcaacagcttgggtccatgtctacttcctgtcagctgatgacattcacatacactgcaaccaggaataaaatgggacacatttagtgaATGGAGCAAGTTCAGGGTTTTTATTAACACCAATTCATACAAATTCAGCTCAAATAGCAGTCTTAGAAAAACTTGCATGATTAAGAAACTGTGTATTaacccagtggttcccaaactgtttcatgtcaaggacccctaaacggACACATGTTGTCCCAGGGTACCCCAtctaagataagatgagataagatattcctttattagtacctcagtggggaaatttgcagtgtacagcagcaaaggggattgTGAACTATTATTAGTTTTTATTGATTAgtttgctgttttcttttttttaatcaattattgattaatctttttgtgtataataatgcatatttgGGCAATagtcaaaaatgtaattttaaattAACAGGAAAGCCCAATGTAACATTTTcatatgtcttgttttatctgatcaaagtcagatacaaaaaaaagattcagTTTACGATCATATTACAAAGAAAAGCTAAagaattattgttttataacaTGAAACCTGAAAATGTTCTGTGgtgtttttgcttgaaaaatgaaacGATTAATCAAATTGCCAAAATAGTTTTATAGTAtgattgactaattgtttcagctctaatttgatgacatcatgttGCGCTTTTAGAAACCCTGATGGGCATGTTTCATAGAGCGGAAACATTTaaacaattcttttttttttaattaatcctCAATCATTATTATAGTCAATTACTCATGTAACTTGTTTCTTTCTAACAAAAAGGCCAAACATTATCTTGTTAcagcttgttaaatgtgaagatttgctgcttttctttgagaTATGTGACAGTAAATTAGATATTGCCAGatggctttgttgttgttgttggacatGAATACTAATATGAGTTCATGTGTATACGGTCTTTTCTATCATCCAGCATTAAGACTTTCTGGCTGAAACTATACAACAATCTAATCCTTAAGTGTTgtgaaaattaattaatatttgtaaCTATACAGATGCCCATCTGTCCAATGTATACAGACTACAATTAGTGATTAACTGATGCTATTGAAAGCTGTAGATATCAGTCTTTTGTCTTAATAATTGACATATTATATGTTGAcaaatgacatgttttttttgtttgttccaGGTTTTGAGATACAGTATTAATTTCTGCTTCCACGCTAATACAATGGAGGCAAATTTAGATTCTTGTGCTTACGGCATTGAGAAATGAGATTGAAAAATTGAACCGCAACATATTTCGATTCCAGAAAtggtgcccctggtagtccgtTTAATCTTCAGTTTTTCATAGTGACTATTTTCAGTAGAAAGTAGTTAAACGTTTAACACTGGCTGGTATTTAAGATCCTACCAGCACTGTCTGCATGGCTAGATACCACCCTTTTTACTTTAGGCTGCACGATGATGGCTCAATTTATTCACCTTGATTTTAAATCATTCtttaggaataaaatggttAATTGTACTTTCTATGTTTTACTTTCAGAAGAAAATTGGGAAACCAGATAAAATCATGTATACATAGGAGATATTTCCACTTGCAGGTTTGTCTGTGTAGTGGAAAAAGCTCTCGCCTGCAGCTGGGAAGCAGAGAGCGGTTAATCACAGTGTACTTGAAGTAAAcacctctgattggtcagacaGTTTAGCCAGTTTGTGAATAGGAAGCACTTGATTCGATGCAGCAGATTGGGCACTCTACACGGTGTAGCATCAATATTTCACGCAATCAAGTCTAATTAACTGTGGAAGCCCAAATTGTGACGGTGATTATTCAGactaattgtgcagccctacattGTCCGTCTGTTGTTTCAGATTTGATTGTACAGGCCAAGTCTGGCACGGGGAAGACGTGCGTGTTCTGCACCATCGCCCTGGACTCGCTGGTCCTGGAGAATGCTGCAACTCAGGTGAGCGGATTCTATGGATGCGtgtactttttttgtaaaaagtAAAGTATTTATCAGTCTTCAGGCATCTTTAATGCactggttcccaaactttttcacatcaaggacccttaaactgacacaaataagaccacggacccccatttgatatgATTATGTCCCAGGGTCCCATATCTGATGAAAGCGTATAAAGCCcatagtcatacattctgtcattgtgttagttatggatggaattatagtgataactagaatggcaatcggagagcgcagacctccgccaaggtgcctgactttaaaaactgattacagctcccagctggcggtaccgtgaggtgtacggcttattattaacacggtgtgtttcagtgtaacgtatcggcagatgcctctctcattcagcagccttgttatgtctgtataacgcaCCTCggagtctcgccacacatccactaaataaaacttttattttgaaattcactACTGCTCAACAACAGGTGGTCATGAGAAGTAATCACTTTGGTTTTGAGGATCTTAATCTGATGAGTTTAAGCTGCTCAGTGTCAGAAATGTAAATGAAAGAGGGCAATAAAGCATATAGGTACATCTGGTCATATTAGCTGCGGCGGGGTCTTACTGATTGGGGACCATCCCGCACCTGTCCATCCTTAATCTGCTGCCAATCAAATGTAAGTGGTTGTTGACATTTAACTTTCTTCATAAAACCGCCCCTGTCTTCCTCCCGCAGGTTCTCGTCCTGGCTCCGACCCGTGAGATAGCGGTGCAGATCCACTCTGTAGTGATGGCCATAGGCTGTGCCATGGAGGGCCTCGAGTGCCATGTGTTCATCGGGGGCCGGCCTGTGAGTCAGGACAAAACCAATCTGAAGAAGTGCCACGTAGCGGTGGGCTCACCCGGTGAGAGGCCAACGGACGAttgctagggatgcaccgatccaactttttcattcccgatactgatagcgatacctgggctttgggtatcggatacagagtaccgatccgataccagtatttaattaataagctcaCTGTGCGGAAGTGacggatcattcttttatgtctATAAGGCAACATCAGATTTGACTTAAACATCACCTTCCTAACTTTGtcaaactaaatgtaacaaataaatacattcatttactgaattgttatttatcattaaaataataaatcatgcaccagcaacttggtaaaaaatcttcaaaatgaacagggaTTAAAATTcaagtctataatgtatatagtatttaaacataaaattggATTGAATATCACCGATAttcgatccagctatttgagtcagtatcggtccGATCCGGTATCTGTGCATCCTTAACGATTACTAGAGAGGCATTACCTGTTTATGTAACCGCCACACTGTTACTTGTGTTTTGTAACATGCATCTGGTTATGTATGCAGGTCGTATCAAGCAGCTTATCGAGCTGGGAATGTTATCCACCGCCAGCATCAGACTGTTTGTTCTGGATGAGGCAGACAAGCTGCTGGAGGAGGGCAGCTTCCAGGAACAGATAAAGTAAGACGGACAGAAACCGCTATAATCTTACTCCTATGTAATGATGTGATACGGCAGCAGGATGGTGATGTTATTCAACCAGAGTTCTTAGACTGGAGCCAAATCTGTATAAATGAAATATCATTGAAATTGCATGCTCCTTTACAAAAACGCACACGCTGAAATTCACCCACCCTCCTCCACTTGTCTCCTCAGCTGGATCTTTTCCTCTCTACCCGTCAACAAACAGATGCTCGCACTCTCTGCCACCTACCCAGAATCCCTTGCTCAGCACCTTACCCGCTACATGAGAGAGCCCACTTTTGTCAGACTCAATCCCAAGGACATGGGCCTCAAAGGTAAGACCATGGTCAGGTGTGCTGCTGTCATTGTTACCACAAAAAGCtaatttaaagggttaaaacatAACTTTATATTAAGCAGATTACTTAGCCGATCAGCTATGTCTAGTTAAAGTGATGgtctgggtgttttgaagtggggttgtatgaggttacttatccatagtcagtgtattacctacagtagatgacggtcggcatgccgccagtttggagaaacagacatgagTTACCACACGGAACCAAAgtcatgtactgctgtggacgggggcagcagcaaaatgtattttattcacctaaaagaaaggctcacctaaaaaaaaatcaatatcagttgaagtgtacgctatatttagaatattttcaccactttccAATGAGGGAagtgaagccgttgtatccatctatgctcttgccaaaaccaccagactacattgaaaaaacatgtaattttaccgcacagaacacaggggttgctggtcttGTGTGAGTTTGgcgaatccaaactaaccaataGTCGCACAATAACactaacaaactaaccgatcgaggcagcggtagaccagcgactgctatgttctgcgaggtaaaattactttcaatgtagtctggtggctttgacaagagtatagatggatacaacgtcTTCACTTCCCTcattggaaagggctgtctgacggcatgGTAAAGCGGGAcctgctgaccgtcatctactgtaatactgtaatacggtaatacactgactacggatacaaccccacttcaaaacactcggaactatccctttaacatatTTAAACCGTACAGTTTCAACAATGAACTGCTGTTTTAGCTAACAGAGACTACCCATAATAAGACAACATTGACGGGATAATAAAGTTTGTAATGTGACGTGTTTTAAGGTGATATGTCCTGGCAGAAAATGTTCTTTCTTCCTGAGGGTGGGAGATTATTGACAGTAAGCAAAGAGTAACATAATAAAGCCCGTTCTGAAAACACTCATCTCTTTGACAGAATCAAATTTCAGCCTCATGTTTACCTTTTGAAGTTTGTGATTAACTTTGTTGTTGGTGGAAAATGGCTTTTTTTGAGTCTGAGATAACAAGCCTTGATTTAATTCACAGATACAGTGACTGTGTACACACATCCCACCAAAAGCACTCTGGGTGATTTCCCGGGTGTTATGTTTTTTAGCTTGACTTGATATTCTCCCATGTATGTTGTCCTTGTGTGCCCACCGCCAGGTCTGAAGCAGTATTACAAGCTGGTGCAGTCCCATCCGTTACCTCACAAGATTTTCGAGGAGAAGGTGCAGCACCTGTTGGAGCTTTTCAGTAAGATCCCATTCAACCAGGCTCTGGTGTTCTCCAACCTACACACAAGGTATTTTAATGTTTACCCATGGCCTCATAGGTTTCTCttgatttatctttttatcACCAAGAAAAATACATCTCATTCATTAGATCTGAAAATTGATGATGATGTTTCTCTGAGAAAACGGTGTTGGTTTGCTCCCACAGGGCTCAGCACCTGGCAGACATCCTGTCCTCCAAAGGTTTACCTGCTGTTTGTATCTCAGGTGAGGAGACGGGGATTTTTGTAGTAATGACATGATAACTCAgtcaacagaaaatgtattgatgatcattttattgatcattatagggctgcaactaatggattattttcattgttgattaatctattCTCTAGTctattattttctcaataattcgattagttgtttggtctataaaatgtcaatctGTGTTtcccaaatgtcttgttttgtccacaactcaaagatattcagtttactgtcatagaggagtaaagaaaccagaaaatattcacatttcagaagctggaatcagagaatatagacttttttttgttcttaaaaattacacaaaccaattaatcaattatcaaaatagttggtgataaatttaatagttgacaacttatttgattttaatcgattaatcgttgcagctctagatcaTTAATTGAATAATAGTTAGAagtaatagtaaaaaaaaaagtcaaaatgtcaaatatttgaTGGTTACATTAGctcacatttctgttttgtgtGATTGTAAATTGGCTACTTTTGCCTTTTTTCGCTGTTTGCCAGGCATCTGTTTGGGGTTGTGTAACTTGTCATAGGCCTCTGTCATTATTTGACATCTCAAAGACTTAGTAATTAATTgactaaatggaaaaaaatgactGATTGCAAATGATCTTGAAGCGTTTGTCATTAAATTTTGGCTTTTgcgaaagagagaaacaaacatACGTTTTGTATCGCTGGCTTTCTGAGCAGGAGCTGATTTCAACTGATGTGatttaatgtgactgtgtgtgatgatgtgtgCAGGTGGTCTGACTCAGGACCAGAGACTGGAGGCCATGTCCAAACTAAAACAGTACCAGTGCAGGGTGCTCATCTCCACTGACctggtgagacacacacacgcacgcacgcacgcacacacgcacacgcacacacgcacacacgcacatccTCCATTGTGCTGCTTTCCACATGACACCCATCTTCTTGTCTTCATGTATCTCTTATAAGTGTTATACAACGCTTTATGATCAGTTTCTGTTCTTTAATCCCGGTTCTTCTTCCCTTCCTCTCAGACATCCAGAGGTATAGATGCAGAGAAAGTGAACTTGGTGATAAACCTGGACGTGCCGAAAGACTGGGAGACCTATATGCACCGAATTGGACGGGCCGGCCGCTTCGGTTAGTCTCCAATACTGTTTGGTTATAGCAGAAACAAGCAATTAGAATTAACAacagctgtgtgttgtgtgatgTTGAGCATTTACACATTTTGTGAAATCACCCAGAATGATCCACATTTTGATAAAAGCAACCTGTTGTTTCCAGATGTGCAGACTGACTTGACTCAAAACCCCAAACTAAAATAGgttaaatttaatttttgctcgcagttaaaaaaagatgaattgCTTTGTTttgctgcattcattcattcttattCAGAGGGAATGTTTCAAAGATAGCATATATTTTCAGTTTCAACATTTTCAAGTAGTAAAAAATCATATACCAACAGATGCAGCACATTGTTGATGTTCAGTGTTGCAGCCTTCGCCGGTATCCGTTTCTCTGCTGGTCGTGTATTATTTGTATAAAAACAGTGCGTTTCAGCTGTTAAGTTGCTCTGAATTGGACTTGATCTACTTTAAGCACCATTTTGAAGATTAGCTCAAGTGTCTGCAGTATTAGCAAGTGCGACCCACCTAGCAAGGTCAAGAGGTCCCTAATCATCTGCATTTAATTATAATCATCTTTACTCAACTTGTGCGTTGTCTTGGAAACGGGGGGTAATTCAATCTTTGCATGCGCacactttctgtctctctgtgtgtaccTGCCATCCTCTCACCCTCCTTCATCCCTCCCTATTACTTGAATGGGTTCTCATCAGGATTACGTTTTGTTTTGTAGGCACTCAGGGGTTGGCTGTTACCTACTGTTGCCATGGCGAGGAGGAGAACAAGATGATGGCCATCGCTCAAAAGTGCGGCCTGAGTTTGTCTGCGTTGCCATGTGAGTTCTGCCCACATGCCTGTGAAGAGTTTtacatgtgtatttttttttcctctcttttaaaacaaagcctTTAATTCAATgtgatttttattaaattttttttggtCTTCTGTGCTTTTAGCCACCATAGAGTCCGGGTTGATGGACGAGCCATGTGACTGGGATGTCTGCGCTGAGGCCTCCACTCCAGGACCCTTACCACAGCTCTCCTCCcggacagagaagaagaagaagcctgcCAAGCCGGTCGCGGATCAAGCTCTGGAgcacagcagagagaggaagccAGAGAAGATCCGTCCAACACCCAGGCTGGGAGCACGCGCTGAAGGGAATCCTAGAAACGTATATCCTGCAAAGGAGCATCCTGCAAAGGAGCATCTTCCTCGGGCGGCGCCCACTCGGAAAGAGATGCAAGACGCTCTGCCAAAGATCCCTCCTCTCAGCTCGTTCAAGAGTTGTGGGTCAAAGTTTATGACCTTTGAGGAGGCTGAGCAGGACTTCCACAGCTTCATTACCACCGGGTTGGGAAGGTCAGTGGAGGTCATCAGGGAGTTTGGAGGTCGAGAGGACGAGGATCCAAACGGGCACAGAGAGTCGTTCATACTTAATGACGACGGTGCTCGAAGTTTAAAACAAAAGAGACGACGATGGAAATCTGACTTTTCACCTCCAAGGTCAGTTTCTGGTCCCTCAAACTCGCACGAGGATGACGAGGCAAATCAGACTAGAGGAGTCGAACACAGAGCAATCACTAAGCCTCAGCCTGAAGCCAGACAAACACCCGCTGTGTCCAAACCAAAGGCAGGGACCACTAGATCCAAAGCTTCTGCACCTGAAATGTATCGCCAGACGGCCTGCGCATCAAGCGGGAGAGCTTCGTCTCAGCCCGAGAACTACGACTCCGCACCGATCCTTGAATCGAGCGGGCATCCCAGTCAGACGGCTCAGGCAGAAACGGGCAGAAGTGGATCCAGAAAGATTAAAGAAAAGACTGGGAAACGGTTTTCAGAGAAGATGAACAGAGAGCAAAAGAGGGAAagggatgaagaagaagaagaagaacatgatgatgatgatggtgaagaaGAGGAGTGGAGTGCTTACTGGAGAGCCAGCTACAGAGCCTGGAAGGATTACTACGCCTCCATGCCTCCTTCTCCAGAGCAAGGTTACCAAAGCTACTACAGTGTAGCCCACAACTGGATGGCAGCGTATCGTATGAACGCTGTCTACATGGAAGAACTCTTGAAACACTGACCTATTATCTAGATACTGTTGATCAGGACATCCAGTTTTCTAGTTAGAATATGTGTCTGAATGTCCCCTGCAAAAAGTGAATTGCACTTCTGGTCTCACACATTGCACTTAATTTCTTTTAGTGTGTATTTTTTCAGTGAATTCATTCCAGTTACTTTTCTTATTAAATAACCAATATGGAGAATCAAAGCCCTCTTTTGTTATGGCTCTACACATTCACATGCTGTGAACCtatcttgtgtttttatataaagcCATTTGTGCCCATTTCATTTCTTTTAGTGGAAGCGTTCTCTGGGATCACTTAtgcacaaatgtgaagacatttttaaaaaacggtCAAACcgtaaaagtgagtttttcttatcgtactatatctagtatttgggcacatgggactactgtttttgcttcattatattttagaaaaaaaacagcagtccCATGTGAccaaatatgatataaatacagtatatgataaCAAAATGTCTGTAAAGAAAGGAGGTTGGACGTCGGAGGAAGGAATAGTAAGCCTGTCCAGTGCTCACAGAATAGGGCAAtcttgtaacaggagagacttcataGACCAGGTCCAAAACACACTGGAGCACATGGATTTAAGACAATCAACTTTATTAGAAGACTATAACATTTCGACGCCAACTGCGTCTTCACTCAAGAGTCAAGAGTTTTGACTCTAATAAAGACGCAGCTGGCGTCGAAACGTTAGTCTTCTAATAAAGTTGATTGCCTTAAAtccgtgtgctccagtgtgttttggacctggtctctgaagtctctcctgttacaagaAAAAGATCTGtgtctcagaaactacaaggagcaaaatcaagtatttgggatctatgaactcataacaagttgaatatcaaagctCTGCGCACATATGCAAGTGTAagcaaacatttaataaacacaattttagcattttttccTCATTCGATTTAgttaataaaagtttttttttttttttcgttttttaattttcatgtgatctaaaaatttCAAACTTGTACTGTTAGATATTTGCCCAAAGTTTGTCAGTACCaaaagacttttgaccaatcagaacaaatgggacgtttttccttatcataGTAGATATTATTTGGGCATAAATTGGTTAACAAATTGTGTGAAAATAGATTATCCTTATGTTTTTTAACATGGAGTAAACAGATCATCCACGTCACTAGCAATTATTCAAAGCTGATGTTTTAAAGAGGAAAGTGAAGAAGGGGCTAAAACTGTGCAATTTACTGCATGTAATCTCTCGAGCAGGGGCATGGCAAGGTCGGACAACTCCTCATGCTCCTGATTACAGACTAATCAACCATTCGACCATTCAACCAATCAGTGCTGGGCAAAAAACAAAAGGCAAACACCCTTGaataaatgaatttaaaagCAGGGGCCCCACTTCAGctctttttttagcttttatgtCAACAAGTTAAATCATCATCATGCTGGAAGGTGGATGGCTCTGTTATACAACATCAACCAGAGGAGACGGATTTGTCCAGCATGaaccaaaaaaaagagagagctcAGATTTATGATGGATTCATGAGAGTGAAGAAGCAGGTGGAATTATGGACACTTTCATGAATGAAACAAGCGCGCACTTTTATGAGACCCGCATGGATAGGGTGTTTCTCATATTCAACTGCACGGTCCTAGCCTTAACATTAGTCTTGGGTTCACCCGGGAACTTGTGGGTGTGCTGGGTTGTTTTCAGGACCAAGAGCCTGCAGACGTTCAACAACGCGCTTCTGGTCAGCCTGGCTGCCAGCGACCTCCTCAAGTGCTCCGTGGACACCCCGCTGCTGCTCTTCTCTTTCCTGCGCTACGGGAAGGACAGCcaggtgtcggtgtcggtgtctGTGTGCACCCTGCAGCAGTTCACCTACGCCCTGTGCAGCTGTGTCCAGCTGCTCACGCTGGTCAGCATCAGCGTGGAGCGCTTCCAAGCCATCGCGTTTCCTTTCCAAACCGAGAGGAGGAAAGCCAGGGTGCGTCTCTGGATCCTGTCCATCTGGGCATGCGGCCTCATCCTTGCTGTGATCTCTCTGACTCTGTCCAAACAGGCGCTCTTTTACATGCTCTGCCGTCCGCACCTCGGGGTGCACGGCGACGATCAGCGTCTCCAGTACTACTCTGATCCGTTTGGACCCTACGTGCTGGTCCCGGTGTGGGGGTTGTCTCTGACTGTGATCGTTATCCACTACGTGCGGATCTTCAAAGTCGTGAGGCGGCACAGAAAGAAAGTGTTCAGCCGGGGAGTCCAGCTGAGGCCGACGGTGTCGGAGCACGTCTGGGGCTGGATGAGTGTCCCTGcgtcagcaccacggacagctccgCCCCACCGGACGGTGCTCCTGGTGGCCCAGGCCAGTGCTCCCTTCTCGGGCTCGTCCACGGGAGGACGTGCCTCGGTGGGGAGACCTCCGGAGATCGTGGGGGCGGTGTGTCTCCTGACACCCGGGGCCAGGGAGCGGGGGAAGAAACATCTGGAGGGGAAGCTGGCCCAGCGGTTTGGGTACATCATCATCGCGTTCACGCTCTTCTGGGTGCCCATGGTGGTTATTCTGCTAGTGAACGTCATCTCGTGGCAGGACACGGAcaaagtgagtgtatatagcagcttttttttcattactgCCCACACACAAGACTAAAATATATGATAAACCGAATccttgtaataataataagactacTGAAAGCATACTGTTGTTCACACAGGAGATAGGGATACAACAGGAtaacaacaagagagagaaagacagactgagggagaaagagagagaacgagaaGACAGCTTCACTGGTTCTGCCAGACGATGGtcaaatattacaaaatattctATTAACAATATTCACAAAGAACCCGGGGCTCAGGACAGATTTGTGCCAGAAATTCTCAGCAAACGCCTTGTGCTTTTAAATAGTGGTGATTTtaattcaaaatgtacttttttggggggtttctTTGTTAGAGAATTGAGTTATTTGAGGTCTGTCGGGCTGTAGCAGCCGAAATGGGGGAAAAGAACGGGGATCAGAaaactataaaaacaaataaatctctTTATACTCCAGCAACAGGCACATATTGTG includes these proteins:
- the LOC141772787 gene encoding D(2) dopamine receptor-like, with the protein product MDTFMNETSAHFYETRMDRVFLIFNCTVLALTLVLGSPGNLWVCWVVFRTKSLQTFNNALLVSLAASDLLKCSVDTPLLLFSFLRYGKDSQVSVSVSVCTLQQFTYALCSCVQLLTLVSISVERFQAIAFPFQTERRKARVRLWILSIWACGLILAVISLTLSKQALFYMLCRPHLGVHGDDQRLQYYSDPFGPYVLVPVWGLSLTVIVIHYVRIFKVVRRHRKKVFSRGVQLRPTVSEHVWGWMSVPASAPRTAPPHRTVLLVAQASAPFSGSSTGGRASVGRPPEIVGAVCLLTPGARERGKKHLEGKLAQRFGYIIIAFTLFWVPMVVILLVNVISWQDTDKLQMELETSAMVLTCVQAAVDPLIYTLVTRQFRSELRKIFSSIPGCPLKRTA
- the ddx20 gene encoding putative ATP-dependent RNA helicase DDX20, translating into METSVRKAAHDIETRKRTDDVLLSEGIDFRSLLLSEAVLDGLSSSGFQKPSPIQLKAIPLGRCGLDLIVQAKSGTGKTCVFCTIALDSLVLENAATQVLVLAPTREIAVQIHSVVMAIGCAMEGLECHVFIGGRPVSQDKTNLKKCHVAVGSPGRIKQLIELGMLSTASIRLFVLDEADKLLEEGSFQEQINWIFSSLPVNKQMLALSATYPESLAQHLTRYMREPTFVRLNPKDMGLKGLKQYYKLVQSHPLPHKIFEEKVQHLLELFSKIPFNQALVFSNLHTRAQHLADILSSKGLPAVCISGGLTQDQRLEAMSKLKQYQCRVLISTDLTSRGIDAEKVNLVINLDVPKDWETYMHRIGRAGRFGTQGLAVTYCCHGEEENKMMAIAQKCGLSLSALPSTIESGLMDEPCDWDVCAEASTPGPLPQLSSRTEKKKKPAKPVADQALEHSRERKPEKIRPTPRLGARAEGNPRNVYPAKEHPAKEHLPRAAPTRKEMQDALPKIPPLSSFKSCGSKFMTFEEAEQDFHSFITTGLGRSVEVIREFGGREDEDPNGHRESFILNDDGARSLKQKRRRWKSDFSPPRSVSGPSNSHEDDEANQTRGVEHRAITKPQPEARQTPAVSKPKAGTTRSKASAPEMYRQTACASSGRASSQPENYDSAPILESSGHPSQTAQAETGRSGSRKIKEKTGKRFSEKMNREQKRERDEEEEEEHDDDDGEEEEWSAYWRASYRAWKDYYASMPPSPEQGYQSYYSVAHNWMAAYRMNAVYMEELLKH